A genomic region of Spea bombifrons isolate aSpeBom1 chromosome 9, aSpeBom1.2.pri, whole genome shotgun sequence contains the following coding sequences:
- the MLLT11 gene encoding protein AF1q produces MLDTASSQYNSFMFWKLPIPELDLSELECLGFEDPKKKQSSFDKKSGDEEDILSQYTAFNYWRAPIASIDSLDFDLI; encoded by the coding sequence ATGCTGGACACTGCGAGCAGCCAGTACAACTCCTTTATGTTTTGGAAACTTCCAATCCCAGAGTTGGACCTGTCTGAGCTGGAATGCCTGGGCTTTGAAGACCCTAAAAAGAAACAGTCTTCTTTCGACAAGAAATCTGGAGACGAAGAAGACATCCTGTCACAGTACACCGCCTTCAATTACTGGAGGGCCCCTATTGCCAGTATTGACAGCTTGGACTTTGACCTAATTTGA
- the CDC42SE1 gene encoding CDC42 small effector protein 1 has translation MSDFWHKLGCCVVEKPQPKKRRRRIDRSMIGEPMNFVHLTHIGSGDMGASDGRMAGAVQEQMRSKCGRDRQWSNSRVL, from the exons ATGAGCGATTTCTGGCACAAGTTGGGCTGCTGCGTGGTGGAAAAGCCACAACCG aaGAAAAGGCGAAGGAGGATCGATCGCAGCATGATAGGGGAGCCAATGAACTTTGTACATTTGACACACATCGGTTCTGGAGACATGGGGGCTAGCGATGGACGCATG GCCGGGGCCGTCCAAGAACAGATGAGATCCAAGTGTGGACGTGACAGACAATGGAGCAACTCTAGGGTTTTGTAG
- the BNIPL gene encoding bcl-2/adenovirus E1B 19 kDa-interacting protein 2-like protein isoform X1: MGTYLEENEGKRMQPSFPKSIGHQVPVLVGKTQPRIDDMELKEEWQDEEFPRPLPEETTEEAMDSKEGNESVVDRVCPPNTLELCGNRHMKKRLSAPSLSFNLENSEDSIVSGHILDQTTDDDFDFDIDDLETPNSSELLDFPENSNEFEWEDDLPKVKAAEDMAYTESRISDIEDKEGRKWRIFLIGQHKVDMTAIEPYKRVISHGGYYGDGLNAIITFASCYLPENNTPNYQYVMDNLFRYIIGMLDLMVAEDYVLVYLNGATPRSKIPTIGWIKRCYQATGRRLKKNLKSVLIVHPTWYVKALLAIVRPFVSSKFSKKVKFINSLNDLSQIISLDQIHIPVCIKQLDQETNQ, encoded by the exons CTTTCCTAAAAGCATCGGGCACCAAGTCCCGGTTTTGGTGGGCAAAACACAGCCACGGATTGATGACATGGAACTAAAAGAAGAATGGCAGGATGAAGAGTTTCCCAG GCCCCTCCCAGAGGAAACCACGGAAGAAGCCATGGATTCCAAAGAAGGGAATGAATCCGTTGTAGACAGAG TCTGTCCTCCAAACACACTGGAATTATGCGGCAACCGTCACATGAAAAAGCGCCTCTCGGCCCCGTCTCTCAGTTTTAACTTGGAGAATAGTGAAGACTCCATTGTCTCTGGCCACATCCTTGATCAGACCACAGATGATGACTTTGACTTTGACATAGATGATCTGgaaaccccaaacagcagtgaATTATTGGACTTTCCAGAAAACAGCAACGAGTTTGAGTGGGAAG ATGACCTGCCAAAGGTAAAGGCAGCAGAGGACATGGCGTATACTGAAAGCCGCATTAGCGACATCGAAGATAAAGAGGGCCGGAAATGGAGAATATTTCTGATTGGACAACACAAAGTAGATATGACAGCGATTGAGCCGTATAAGCGAGTGATCTCCCATGGAG GTTACTATGGAGATGGCTTAAACGCAATCATCACGTTTGCTTCTTGTTACTTACCAGAGAACAATACCCCAAACTACCAGTATGTGATGGACAATTTATTCAG gtaTATAATCGGAATGCTAGACCTAATGGTTGCTGAGGACTATGTGTTGGTTTATCTGAACGGTGCAACACCTCGCAGCAAAATCCCCACCATTGGATGGATTAAACGCTGTTACCAGGCCACAGGCAGGCg attgAAGAAAAATCTGAAATCTGTGTTAATTGTTCACCCCACCTGGTATGTGAAAGCCCTGCTGGCCATTGTTCGTCCATTCGTCAG ctcCAAATtcagcaaaaaagtaaaatttatcAATAGCCTGAACGACCTGTCTCAGATTATTTCACTGGATCAAATTCACATCCCTGTCTGTATAAAACA GTTAGACCAAGAAACGAACCAATAA
- the BNIPL gene encoding bcl-2/adenovirus E1B 19 kDa-interacting protein 2-like protein isoform X2 codes for MELKEEWQDEEFPRPLPEETTEEAMDSKEGNESVVDRVCPPNTLELCGNRHMKKRLSAPSLSFNLENSEDSIVSGHILDQTTDDDFDFDIDDLETPNSSELLDFPENSNEFEWEDDLPKVKAAEDMAYTESRISDIEDKEGRKWRIFLIGQHKVDMTAIEPYKRVISHGGYYGDGLNAIITFASCYLPENNTPNYQYVMDNLFRYIIGMLDLMVAEDYVLVYLNGATPRSKIPTIGWIKRCYQATGRRLKKNLKSVLIVHPTWYVKALLAIVRPFVSSKFSKKVKFINSLNDLSQIISLDQIHIPVCIKQLDQETNQ; via the exons ATGGAACTAAAAGAAGAATGGCAGGATGAAGAGTTTCCCAG GCCCCTCCCAGAGGAAACCACGGAAGAAGCCATGGATTCCAAAGAAGGGAATGAATCCGTTGTAGACAGAG TCTGTCCTCCAAACACACTGGAATTATGCGGCAACCGTCACATGAAAAAGCGCCTCTCGGCCCCGTCTCTCAGTTTTAACTTGGAGAATAGTGAAGACTCCATTGTCTCTGGCCACATCCTTGATCAGACCACAGATGATGACTTTGACTTTGACATAGATGATCTGgaaaccccaaacagcagtgaATTATTGGACTTTCCAGAAAACAGCAACGAGTTTGAGTGGGAAG ATGACCTGCCAAAGGTAAAGGCAGCAGAGGACATGGCGTATACTGAAAGCCGCATTAGCGACATCGAAGATAAAGAGGGCCGGAAATGGAGAATATTTCTGATTGGACAACACAAAGTAGATATGACAGCGATTGAGCCGTATAAGCGAGTGATCTCCCATGGAG GTTACTATGGAGATGGCTTAAACGCAATCATCACGTTTGCTTCTTGTTACTTACCAGAGAACAATACCCCAAACTACCAGTATGTGATGGACAATTTATTCAG gtaTATAATCGGAATGCTAGACCTAATGGTTGCTGAGGACTATGTGTTGGTTTATCTGAACGGTGCAACACCTCGCAGCAAAATCCCCACCATTGGATGGATTAAACGCTGTTACCAGGCCACAGGCAGGCg attgAAGAAAAATCTGAAATCTGTGTTAATTGTTCACCCCACCTGGTATGTGAAAGCCCTGCTGGCCATTGTTCGTCCATTCGTCAG ctcCAAATtcagcaaaaaagtaaaatttatcAATAGCCTGAACGACCTGTCTCAGATTATTTCACTGGATCAAATTCACATCCCTGTCTGTATAAAACA GTTAGACCAAGAAACGAACCAATAA